From Medicago truncatula cultivar Jemalong A17 chromosome 7, MtrunA17r5.0-ANR, whole genome shotgun sequence, a single genomic window includes:
- the LOC11438288 gene encoding probably inactive leucine-rich repeat receptor-like protein kinase At3g28040 yields MSYYIPKTKKEETIVITNYQHSNSIHPQRTRMKTFHLTLFTTFLISFTNFLTCFANNDVTIQLNDDVLGLIVFKSDLQDPSSYLSSWNEDDINPCSWQYVKCNPQTQRVSELSLDGLGLSGKLGRSLEKLQHLVTLSLSHNNFSGTISPSLTLSNTLQKLNLSHNSFSGPLPLSFVNMSSIRFIDLSHNSFAGQMPDGFFENCFSLRRVSLSMNLFEGQIPTTLSKCSLLNSVDLSNNHFSGNVDFSRVWSLNRLRSLDLSNNALSGNLVNGISSLHNLKELLLENNQFSGQLPNDIGFCLHLNRVDLSTNQFSGELPESFGRLNSLSYLRVSNNLLFGEFPQWIGNLISLEDLDLSHNQFYGNIPLSLVSCTKLSKIFLRGNSFNGTIPEGLFGLGLEEIDFSHNELIGSIPAGSNRLLETLTKLDLSVNHLQGNIPAEIGLLSKLRFLNLSWNDLHSQIPPEFGLLQNLEVLDLRNSALFGSIPEDTCDSGNLAVLQLDGNSLKGSIPEKIGNCSSLYLLGLSHNNLTGPVPKSMSNLNKLKILKLEFNELSGELPMELGKLQNLLAVNISHNSLTGRLPIGSIFQNLDKSSLEGNYGLCSPLLTGPCKMNVPKPLVLDPHGYNDQMNPRIPRNESSESSSPIHHHRFLSISAIIAISAIIVIVIGVIAISLVNASVRRKLAFVENALESMCSSSSRSGAPATGKLILFDSQSSPDWISNPENLLNKASEIGEGVFGTVFKVPLGSQQGRNVAIKKLITSNILQYPEDFDREVRILGNARHPNLIALKGYYWTPQLQLLVSEFAPNGNLQSKLHEKLPSSPPLSWPNRFKILLGTAKGLAHLHHSFRPPIIHYNIKPSNILLDENFNAKISDFGLARLLTKLDKHVMSNRFQSALGYVAPELACQSLRVNEKCDVYGFGVMILEIVTGRRPVEYGEDNVLILNDHVRVLLEHGNALECVDPSLMNEYPEDEVLPVLKLAMVCTSQIPSSRPTMAEVVQILQVIKTPVPQRMEVF; encoded by the exons ATGTCATACTATATCCCTaagacaaaaaaagaagaaaccaTAGTCATAACAAACTACCAACATAGCAACAGCATTCACCCTCAAAGAACAAGAATGAAAACTTTTCACTTGACACTTTTCACAACATTTCTGATCTCATTTACCAATTTCCTAACTTGTTTTGCAAACAACGACGTAACGATTCAGTTAAACGACGACGTCCTCGGTTTAATTGTGTTCAAATCAGACCTCCAAGACCCTTCATCTTACCTTTCTTCATGGAATGAAGATGATATCAATCCATGTTCATGGCAATATGTGAAATGCAATCCACAAACTCAAAGAGTCTCAGAACTTTCCTTAGATGGTTTAGGCTTATCAGGTAAATTAGGAAGAAGTCTTGAAAAATTGCAACATTTAGTAACATTATCACTTTCACACAACAATTTCAGTGGAACTATTAGTCCTTCACTTACACTTTCCAACACtcttcaaaaactaaaccttAGTCACAACTCATTTTCTGGTCCATTACCTCTTTCTTTTGTCAACATGAgttcaataaggttcattgatCTCTCGCATAATTCGTTCGCGGGACAAATGCCTGATGGTTTCTTCGAGAATTGTTTCTCCCTTCGTCGCGTCTCTTTATCTATGAACTTATTTGAAGGACAAATTCCTACCACACTTTCAAAATGTTCTTTGTTGAATAGTGTTGATCTTTCAAATAATCATTTTAGTGGTAATGTTGATTTTTCTAGGGTTTGGTCATTGAATAGGCTTAGAAGCTTGGATCTATCAAACAATGCTTTATCTGGAAACTTGGTTAATGGAATTTCATCATTACATAACTTGAAAGAGTTATTGTTAGAGAATAATCAGTTTTCAGGTCAATTACCAAATGATATTGGATTTTGTCTTCATTTGAATAGGGTTGATTTAAGTACTAATCAGTTTAGTGGTGAATTACCTGAATCATTTGGGAGATTAAACTCTTTAAGCTATTTAAGGGTTtcaaataatcttttatttgGTGAATTTCCTCAATGGATTGGTAACTTGATTAGTTTGGAGGATTTGGACTTATCTCATAATCAATTCTATGGAAACATTCCATTGTCATTGGTTTCATGCACAAAGCTGTCTAAGATTTTTCTTAGAGGGAATAGTTTCAATGGTACTATACCTGAGGGCTTGTTTGGATTAGGATTAGAGGAAATTGATTTTTCTCATAATGAATTAATAGGTTCAATTCCAGCAGGGTCAAACAGGCTATTAGAAACTCTTACAAAGTTAGATCTTTCGGTTAATCATCTTCAAGGGAATATTCCTGCAGAAATTGGTCTGCTTTCAAAGTTGAGATTCTTGAATTTGTCTTGGAATGATCTTCATTCTCAGATTCCACCTGAATTTGGTCTTCTGCAGAATCTTGAAGTTTTGGATCTTCGTAATAGCGCGTTGTTTGGTTCGATTCCAGAAGATACATGTGATTCAGGCAATTTGGCTGTTCTTCAATTGGATGGAAATTCATTGAAGGGATCTATTCCTGAAAAGATTGGGAATTGTTCATCTCTTTACTTGTT GGGTTTGTCACACAATAACTTGACTGGTCCAGTCCCAAAGTCAATGTCAAATCTAAACAAACTCAAAATCCTGAAGTTGGAATTCAATGAACTAAGTGGAGAGCTACCAATGGAGCTAGGAAAGCTTCAAAATCTTCTTGCTGTGAATATATCACATAACAGCCTCACAGGAAGGCTTCCAATTGGTAGCATATTTCAAAACTTGGACAAAAGTTCTTTGGAAGGAAACTATGGTCTTTGTTCGCCCTTGTTGACAGGTCCATGCAAAATGAATGTACCAAAACCTCTAGTACTTGATCCACATGGCTATAACGATCAAATGAATCCTCGAATCCCAAGAAATGAATCATCTGAGTCTAGTAGTCCAATTCATCACCACAGGTTCCTTAGTATTTCAGCTATTATAGCGATTTCAGCTATCATTGTCATTGTAATAGGAGTGATTGCTATTAGTCTGGTAAATGCTTCCGTAAGGAGAAAGCTAGCATTTGTGGAAAATGCTTTGGAAAGTATGTGTTCAAGCTCTTCTAGATCAGGAGCACCAGCCACAGGTAAACTCATTCTTTTTGATTCTCAATCTTCACCGGATTGGATCAGCAATCCAGAAAACTTGCTCAACAAGGCATCTGAAATCGGTGAAGGAGTGTTTGGAACAGTTTTCAAAGTTCCATTGGGATCACAACAAGGAAGAAATGTTGCAATCAAGAAACTTATCACATCAAACATTCTTCAATATCCAGAAGACTTCGACAGGGAAGTTAGAATTCTAGGAAACGCTAGACATCCAAATTTGATTGCGTTGAAAGGATACTATTGGACTCCTCAACTACAGCTTTTAGTATCTGAATTTGCACCAAATGGTAACTTGCAATCCAAGTTACATGAAAAGCTTCCTTCAAGTCCACCACTTTCTTGGCCAAATAGATTCAAGATTTTACTTGGAACAGCAAAGGGACTTGCACATTTGCATCATTCATTCAGGCCACCAATAATTCACTACAACATAAAACCAAGCAACATCTTACTTGATGAAAACTTCAACGCTAAGATATCAGATTTCGGATTAGCTAGGCTATTAACAAAGCTAGACAAGCATGTGATGAGTAACAGATTTCAAAGTGCATTAGGTTATGTAGCACCTGAACTAGCTTGTCAGAGCTTAAGGGTCAATGAGAAATGTGATGTGTATGGTTTTGGTGTGATGATACTTGAAATAGTGACAGGTAGGAGGCCGGTGGAGTATGGTGAAGATAATGTGTTGATATTGAATGACCATGTGAGGGTTTTGCTTGAACATGGTAATGCTTTGGAGTGTGTTGATCCAAGTTTGATGAACGAATATCCCGAGGATGAGGTTTTACCTGTTTTGAAGCTGGCTATGGTGTGTACATCTCAAATTCCATCTAGTAGGCCTACTATGGCAGAAGTTGTGCAAATATTGCAGGTCATTAAAACTCCTGTTCCTCAAAGGATGGAAgtattttga
- the LOC112417827 gene encoding putative F-box/FBD/LRR-repeat protein At5g56810: protein MAEEDRMSGLPDELLCEILSFLPSEEIPSTSLLSKRWRRVWLGMPNADRISILPDELLCRILSLLPAKQIMVTSLLSRRWRSLRPRMTEINIDDTSYIHDRDAYDRYYHVIALFLFEMKIHHTIMKTVTILSASPFFNPLPLWLDYLQVQHLDVTSSATLCLCVPYKVLTSTALVVLKLNALTIDYVHRSSTNLPSLKILHLTQVHFLKLKFLIKILSMSLLLEDLLLKDLQVTDNTLAHDDAAALKPFPKLLRADVSESSISAFLLPLKLFYNVQFLRSQVLLQTLEQDFSTTQFLNLTHMDLIFHDGYYWISVMKFICACPSLQTLIIRGKIGGGYDDHNNNWPHPHFVPQCISSHLQMFSFINYGGNLSELQFTKYVVQNATLLRNVTIYTNTSSNPPKDLQIIKELLEDSIPHQLHFEWIKE, encoded by the coding sequence ATGGCAGAAGAAGATAGGATGAGTGGTTTACCCGATGAATTGCTATGTGAAATCCTGTCATTTTTACCCTCAGAGGAAATCCCGAGCACAAGCCTTCTCTCAAAGCGATGGAGGCGAGTCTGGCTAGGGATGCCAAATGCAGATAGAATCAGTATTTTACCTGATGAACTGCTATGTCGCATCCTATCTCTTTTGCCTGCAAAACAAATCATGGTCACATCCCTTCTCTCAAGGCGCTGGAGATCACTCCGTCCAAGAATGACGGAAATCAACATTGATGACACTAGCTATATCCATGACCGCGACGCTTATGACAGATATTATCATGTCATCGccttgtttttgtttgaaatgaaaATCCATCATACTATCATGAAAACGGTTACTATTCTCTCTGCATCTCCCTTCTTTAATCCCTTACCTTTATGGCTTGATTATCTTCAAGTTCAACATCTCGATGTAACTTCTTCCGCCACCCTTTGCCTTTGTGTACCATATAAGGTTCTAACTTCCACAGCTCTAGTTGTTTTGAAGTTGAATGCCTTGACTATAGACTATGTTCATAGATCTTCTACTAATTTGCCTTCCCTTAAAATCCTTCACTTGACCCAAGTGCATTTTCTAAAGCTTAAATTTCTCATCAAGATTCTCTCTATGTCTCTGCTTCTTGAGGATCTGCTCTTGAAAGATTTACAAGTTACAGACAACACTCTTGCTCATGATGATGCTGCTGCATTGAAACCCTTCCCTAAATTGCTCAGAGCCGACGTTTCTGAGTCTTCTATTTCTGCTTTTTTGCTGCCCTTGAAACTCTTTTACAATGTCCAGTTTCTACGGTCACAAGTGCTGCTACAAACACTAGAACAAGATTTTTCAACCACTCAATTTCTCAATTTAACTCACATGGACCTTATCTTTCATGACGGATATTATTGGATTTCCGTAATGAAATTCATCTGTGCCTGCCCCTCTCTTCAAACTCTCATCATTCGCGGCAAGATTGGAGGAGGCTATGATGATCACAATAATAATTGGCCGCATCCACACTTTGTCCCCCAATGCATTTCATCACATCTACAAATGTTCTCTTTTATTAATTACGGAGGCAACCTAAGCGAGCTTCAATTCACCAAATATGTTGTCCAAAATGCAACTCTCTTGCGCAACGTCACCATCTACACAAATACCTCTTCAAATCCACCCAAGGACCTCCAAATCATCAAAGAATTACTCGAGGATTCCATTCCCCACCAACTTCATTTTGAATGGATCAAAGAATGA